From one Branchiostoma floridae strain S238N-H82 chromosome 3, Bfl_VNyyK, whole genome shotgun sequence genomic stretch:
- the LOC118411314 gene encoding neuropeptide FF receptor 2-like has product MNFTNITNDTYPDVLFSTFNYETPITALLIVSFALVFLLCVIGNSIVCFVIIRTPKLRTVTNYFILNLAVSDLLLAIFCTPFTLVYHVLTEYPFGEVMCKLTPFVQGISVAASVFTLLAIAYDRYKAIVFPTETRMSIRTMQKLLVAVWLLAVVIMIPQVFNMHLRDLASATFCVEIWPDVMFHKIYTVLLMCFVYIGPLVCVSYLYSRIVYRIWYRPNPSNDHAAATGPNHRVRQEEFVGAVPKRRVRVIKMLILVVVLFTLSWLPLYTLWILHDFVDLPESVRRFIDMNIFPAAHWLAYSNSCVNPLVYGFYNSNIRQKILSMFSCDNKNDCVLRMKKAPAEAHPLPEQQYHRRASGRRVNIVQETAL; this is encoded by the exons ATGAATTTCACAAACATCACCAATGACACGTACCCGGACGTTCTGTTCAGCACGTTTAACTACGAGACTCCCATCACGGCTCTGCTCATCGTCAGCTTCGCGCTGGTGTTCCTATTGTGTGTCATTGGAAACAGCATTGTGTGCTTTGTGATAATACGGACGCCAAAACTAAG GACTGTAACCAACTATTTCATCTTGAACCTGGCCGTGAGTGACCTGCTCCTCGCAATCTTCTGCACACCATTCACACTCGTGTACCATGTTCTGACAG AATACCCGTTCGGTGAAGTGATGTGCAAGCTCACTCCATTTGTGCAAGGGATTTCCGTGGCAGCTTCTGTCTTCACTTTGCTTGCCATAGCATATGACAG GTACAAGGCCATCGTCTTCCCAACAGAGACCCGGATGTCCATAAGGACCATGCAGAAGCTGCTGGTTGCCGTGTGGCTCCTTGCAGTCGTCATCATGATTCCTCAAGTATTCAACATGCATCTGCGAGATCTTGCATCTGCAACCTTCTGTGTGGAAATCTGGCCAGACGTAATGTTTCACAAGATATACACAGTCTTGTTGATGTGTTTTGTCTATATCGGCCCCCTTGTCTGTGTGTCGTATCTGTATAGCCGCATAGTTTACCGCATATGGTACAGACCGAACCCGAGTAACGACCACGCTGCGGCAACAGGCCCCAACCATCGGGTGCGCCAAGAAGAGTTTGTAGGAGCCGTTCCAAAGCGAAGAGTTCGTGTAATCAAAATGTTGATCTTAGTTGTTGTCCTATTCACATTGTCATGGCTACCGCTGTACACTCTCTGGATTTTGCATGATTTTGTTGACCTGCCAGAGAGCGTCCGGCGATTCATTGATATGAATATCTTCCCAGCTGCCCACTGGCTGGCCTATTCCAACAGCTGCGTGAACCCCCTGGTGTATGGATTCTATAACTCTAACATTCGACAGAAAATATTGTCCATGTTTTCTTGCGACAACAAAAATGACTGTGTTTTGAGAATGAAAAAGGCACCTGCCGAAGCCCACCCTCTGCCTGAACAACAGTATCATAGAAGGGCGAGCGGCAGAAGGGTCAACATCGTCCAGGAAACAGCCCTTTAG